ACTTTTCTGAACAAATTCAAGCCTGGccctttggggtttttatttatGTACCAACACACACTCCAAGGCTTTACTAAAAAGTCCttgtttttcctgaaaactGGTTTACATAAATCTGAAATCTCCTGTGGAACCAAAATGTCTCCGTGGATTTGGGTTTAGTATCTCTTGCAATTTCTATAACTCTAGAGGTCAACAGAATGGGAGAACTTCTCTGTCTTTGCCTTTGCTCTCAGCAGCTGTGTACGGCCCCTGGGGCAGAGAAGTGCTCTACACTCCTCCCTTCAAGTAGCACAGAGCATTTCCAATAAAGCCTCATGTATTTTCTGGGCATAGGATCTGGCTTGTAACCCAGAAACACTCAGCAGTGGCTGGTGCCAGTGTGGTGGTGGCCAATCCTCCTCCCATCTCCAGACTGCCCTgacctcccatgggacacaccAACCTCCCAACTGCTGGGGCTGACCCGCTGCCTTCTGCCAGCACTTCACACCTCCTGCCGCAGAGATGGGACACAGCAGGTGGATGCCTTCCGGAACTGGAGCAGTCACATCTTGTTGAATACAGATGCATAAGCTTGGGTGGATTCTTTCTAATAAAGTAATTCTGTTCAAGTCTTACTTCTGTCCAGGCTGAAGCCCCTGTTCCCTCTGCTGCCCCTCCTCAGACTCCCGCTCCAAAGGCCTTGTCTGGATACAGAATGATTCAAGTTGACCTTTCACACTGCTCCTATGTGGGAGTTTAGCACCAAGGGGGATGGAGGGAACATCTACTGCAGCTTCTCACCACCATCACCCCCCACTCTGTGGAGTGGGCTCTAGAGACTGACTTTCTCTGTGTTAGCTGTGATCCTGGGCTTGTGCTGTTAGTCCAGGGGCATCTCCTTCAGTCTGTGCACACAGAAACATGGAGGGGTTTTAATACCATCAAAATTCTCAGAGATTCAGTTTCCTTTGGTGACTAAAGAGGGGAGAGATCAGGATTCAGGCACTGAAATCAAAACTTTCCAAAGGGAAGAGAACTTCACAGGAGTGCACGGATGAGAGACAGATCTTCTGTGTGAAGTCAGGAGATGTTTTTAGACATGGAGAAGAGGTCAGCATTGCCCCCATACCCTTAGTGACCTCGTCAGCCACAGAGGAGTTATTTCCTGGCTTATTTAGAAATAACCTGCTAGAAATTGAGGGGCTTGGCACCTGCCTGCAGCTAAGTACTCCTCCCAGAGCCTGGGCTCTGCTTCCACACTAAAGGTCCTGTCTCATTGTTTTAGGAGGTAAAGtgcttttttattcctcttcctAATGTAGTGCAAAATGGACCAGTGCTTGGGGATACTCTTCTCCAACTTAGGAAGGTCCATGACATTGCTGCACTTACTTCCTGAAATGTCACCTCATCATTTGCAAAGCTGTTGCTAAGCTACTGCCTGGGCAGAAgtctttctgcctttttaatAATCACAAATGATGGTgctgtgatttaaaaatattttctatccCAGAGAACTAGAGGGAGTTCAGTGGAATGCAGAGAGGCACAGCTTGtgtggagctgggctgtgcaaGCGCTGAGTAGAATACAACCATCCTCGTCCTCCTCCATGGGGGCTACTCCTCAGCGCAGCCTCACAAACACCcttccagggctgcagcctgggtTCTTCTTGACTTTCTCTTTGCAAGACTTGGAGATGGTCTCAGCTTCCTGAAACAAAAGACACTGGGGCTATTAAATAGCCATTGCTTAAAGCTGCTATTTCCTAGGcaagcttttaaaatgcatgGCCCTGAGTAAGCACAGGATGTTGGGTTCAAACTGAAGCTGAGGGTGTAgccccagggcagaggctgcCAGTCACAGCAGGGTAAGATTAGCAGGCACCTGGGTTGTTGCTGGCCCTCAGAGCAGGTTTAGAAAACAAACCTGAATCAAGATAAGTTGTCTCCAGTCCCAGCTGGTGAACCCAGTGCCCAGCTAGACATCTTCAGACTGCTGCTGGTGAAACAAGTGCCTGCAGCCACCCTTCCACCCTGGAAATGGGGTGTTCTGTGCCAGAGTTGTCCTGGGTTTTTAAGCCTGCCAGGGGAGTGGGATGGGTCACGTCTTTAAAGTGAGCTGTGGAAGTagaaaatggcttttctttcaAAGGTGGAGGCAGCTGTGGGCCTGAGGCTCTCGGCAGCCTGGAAAAGCCCAGTCCTGCGCGTAGggtgggaagcagctgcaagagAGTCACAGCTTGGTGGTGTGGTGGGGAAAGGGGGCActgagggaaaggggaaaaggcCTGGGAGGGCAGGAAAGGTGCAAAAACAATCCTGCAGGGGgggtgggaagaaaaaaacaggtaaGGAGGATAGAGTGGGGGAAAGAACCATGCAGTGAGGTTGTGTCAGACCACCGTGCATTGCTGAGGCACACACAGGCATGTGGGAATGTGAGCTCTGCAGGCGGCTCCTGCACAGCCGTGGGCCACAGGCACCACAGCAAGCCGAAGGGCGCGgctgtgagctgcagcagctgactgCAGGCTGCCCACACAGCACAcgcagctctgctgccagcctgccATGGAAGTTCCTTTGTCTTTGCAgagccacagctcctgctctccCGGCTGCCACGGGGTGGCATCACCTCTGCTCTCAAAAGGCATGAAATGCCCTGGACCTTTCCACAGCCGAATCCACACACAGCTTCAACGGTAACAACACTGAGCTCCGAGTACTTGTTTTCTGCTCAGAGCTTCCCTCAAGCGTTCCCCTGTCACTCAGAAAGGGCTGTTACCTATTGGGGATGCCCCAAGCACCTGGGCCTCGTTCAAACCTGGCTCAAGCAGTGGGTATCTTTACCCCTTTTATCCTGCAACTCCGTTTCTCCTCCCAAGAAACACGTGAGTGTTCCCTGCCAACGACAGGCCAGCTCCCCCATCTCGCATGGCTGCCGGAAGCTCagcagcaggctgtgtcccggcCCGGGGGTTGTGTGGCACTCACTAACTCACTCAccagcggggccggggggccgcGGGGTCTGTGCAGGCGCTCTCTGAGCAGGCGCGTCTCGGCCCGGCAGCCATCCAgctgtccctccagctcctcccgcCTGACGCGCTCCTGTTCCAGCTGTGCCCGCAGCTCCCTCACAGCCCTGCCGAAAGCACGGGAGAGACGCGGCACCTGAAGCACACCCGAAGCTGCCCTGGCGCCTCTGCCGAGGAGCGGGTTGCCCCAGCAGCGAGCGGCGCAGCGCTGCCCCCGCCGCGGGGCCGCTGTGAGCTGCAGCGCGCTCGGGGCTCTGGAACAGCTCAAACCGGCCGTTGTCCGCCCTCGCTGCCCAGCGCGACCTGACCGCGAGAGGGAAATGTTGAGCCGAGCGCTGGGGCTACAGCCCGTACACTTCTCCAGCTGCGGGAGAGGGAGAAGTGACCGAGGAGCAAAAAGGTTAGAATGCAAcagcatttaatgaaaaagcATTAAACTGGCATCTAGGAGGGGTCAGAGGCAGCTTTTTTCGTTTCCTGCCGATTGGCTGCAGCCACGGATGAGAAATACTCAGATGACAGCCTGCATGACACTTACTAATGGAAAACTGAGGCACTGATGAACATTTGCAGCAGATCTCATCGGTcacacccacacagctcctaaATTAACTGAGATTCCTGGAACTAGTTGGCTGAGACATAATTCACACATTCTTACCACAGCAATTGACCTCAGCAACTGGGTCATCTGGAGTTGAGCTGCTTCTCTACCTCAGGTTGAATTAGCACAGCTACAAAAATGGGAGattaggaaaaggaaaggggagaCATCTGCCTTGTGGAttcaaaagcagagcaggaaagCTCTGAGCAAgagctgctgccttccctggACTGAAGTATTCCTGAGGCCCAaagcacacagctcccaggctgcCTCAGCCTCACTGCCTCTGGAAGAACAGCCTGAGCTTATGCAGGGAACTCAGGATTCAGGGGACAGGACGACTTCCCACACACTTCAAATTGATGAGACACAGCCCCAGAACTGTGTGGCACACGAGTGGAGCTAAGGATGCTTTCTGGCCTCCTCAGGTGAGAGACACCCTTGGAGAGCCTCACAATAATTCTATTTCAGCTGCACATGCCACAGAAAGTAAAACCCCTCAGCAAACCTTAGTAGGCACTGCTAGCTTTTGAGTAGCTGCTCTAGCCAAAAGGAACTCTAAATTCTGCCATTAGTCAACAGTGATTTTTCCATCACTGCAAACATACTGCTCTGACCGTCTAACACAGGCAACTAGCATCTGAGCTGGTCACCCTTCTCCTTTAAAGCCAGGAGAGACATTCCTAGAAGTGAAAAATCTGGTCCTGAAATACATGATTACTTTTGCCCTGAAATTGCCCACATCTCTGCAAGAGATCTAAACAGGAGCTCAAGGTAACTAACTTGGATGCAAGTATCTTCATTGCAGACATGTCAAGTTAAGGAAGATGGACTTTCAGCCCAGGCTGAGTCAAAGGGTGATCAGGAACCAAAAGAAATCCTGACATCAATTTCTTGGGTTATTTACAGTTGTGAAATGAATTACTTAATTCCAATCTGTGACACCTATTGCCTGCTCCAGATCTACACAGGCTGCTAAGTGTGCTGTCTTCATGTCCTGTGAGCACAACCAGATACAGTCTCCTCTGAGTGACCAAATAAACACAGTGGTTTGGAGTGGCCCAAACACATAACAGACGTCGTGGCTGAGAGAGGCTGAGAATAGAGGGGAGCCAAACCTTTGGCAGGCAGAGGTAGAGACAGGGCTATCTTTTGAATGCTGTGTTATCATTTCAGCTCTAAATCTTGGACAGATAGAAGGGCTTTTCTTTGAGAGTTTGAGAGTGGGCCCATCAAATCACCTGACCAATCTAACAGAAGACTTTATTGGAGACTCAGAATTAGACAGAAATTATGACATGTGCTTCACACACAAGGGCAGACttacagagatttcttttttctgtgatcTGGACatgactcacagaatcacagaatcttcagggttggaaggggccttgaaagatcatccactgcaacccccctgccagagcaggaccacctagagtaggtcacacaggatctcgtccagatgggtttagaacatctccagagaaggagactccacaacccatctgggcagcctgttccagtgctccctcaccctcacagggaataaattcttccttgtatttctttggaatgtcttgtgttccagcttgtacccattgccccttgtcctatcattggacatcactgagaacagcctggctccatcctcctgacaccaccCCTTTATGAGCTAATGTTTTTTTGAGCACAGATTGTCCTTGACACAGAATTGTAGCAGGTCATTGAATAATTTCTGCTGTATATGCACTTCCATCCAAGCCATGCTAAGattgatgctttttttccagagtCATTAAAGTGCACATGTGTTTTGGACATCCTCAGTGCAAACAAACCAGATAGGACTTATCAGACCTACTGCACATATGCTACAGGAAAACCTGAAGGCCAAACAGATGATGTTGCACAGGAAGTGTGGACCCATCAAGGACTGTGTTGTGCTGTGGAACTCACCTTGTGGTACAAGTCTACAAAGAGGTCAGGCAAATTGCTGAAGTCTGTTTCTTTCTGGCCTGACTACAGTTGGAAAAGCTAGAAAGGCCAAAGCAATTTGAGTGTGAGTTAGCCTAAAAGAAGGCTTTAAAATTACTCTCACAGGATCAAGCATTAGCAGAGAAAATTAATCTTACTTCTCAgcttcccttccttcttttttcatcttcttctcctcctcGGTTATTCCTCCCAGCTGTCTGTAGTTGCTGTAGGCAATCCCTAGAAGTCGCTGGAGTTCTTGAATCTTGTGATAGGCCCTGACTGAGAGACAGAGTCGTCCAGGTGGGTACAATGCATGGAGAGGACACTCCTGCTGCAACCCAATAGTCTGGAAaacagcctcaccagcaccaccagAAATCACATTGCTCAGCAAGCACTGAGCTGTGCCTGACACCCACCCAGCAAACAGACCTCAAACATGTGGCCTTGCCAACACAGACAGAAACATCACAACGGTTACATCCTGATTGACCTCTGCTGTGCTTTCCAATGTGCCACAACTCATTTGCCTGCTCAGTGGCACAGACGTTCTGTCAGCTACCTCCTCTCACAACAAACAAGCCACAGCAGCTGGCAGAAGCTGTCCAACTAGGACTCTAATGTCCTGGCATCAGTTATTTCAAATAAGGAGTGCTGGAAAGACAGTGCTTACTGCGtgcatcccttttctctgcttcatCCAGGGTCAGATCTCCTTTGTTGTCTGTGCTACCTTCCACACCATGCCTTTCAAAAAACTTGATGTTGTTTGCATCCAGCTCTTCATCACTGGAGTTACTGTCCCCACTTCTTTGTGCCAAAAGTTCCACAGCTGCCAGCTGGGCAAATCTGCACAGAGAACAATTAACTTGCACGGACATAGAGCCATCACCTGGACAAACGCATGTGATAGGAACTCTGAAACTCTTCATGTTCTGATGTATCAGAGGGGAGTTCAGGATTAAAGGAAGCACTAATACACAAACCATGAGCAGGTAATCTGCTTCTTGTGGTATCCTGATGGCATGAGCTCTGCCTCAATGGAATCTTATGCCAATGACTTCTACCTCAGAGgttccttttcctttgcagGATTTCTTAACTGAATCTCATCAGAAACTGCATTGTTTTTCTTAATGGCAGAAATCAACTGGCCTTCACTTCTCCTCATTTGTACAGCAAACAGTGAGCATCCTGGCTCACAACTTCCCTTTTTCAAATCATCTAGTTTTCAGCTTTTATGTCTGACTTTgctacaataaaaaaacccaaagtgatTAAGTTGAAATGAAAACCTTTTGTAGCTAAGCTGGAATTCATGGGTCTGATCTGTTCTTGCTCCATCACTGAAAATCAGGATTAATTCCAACAAAGCTGACATGATATTGATAGATAAATAGTCAGTAAATACATGACAGAGCTACAGGATATGTGCTGCTACCTCTTGGCTACGTCCTTTGGAGTCTCTCCAGCGTCATTTGTAATGTCACAGTCAGCTCCTGTTTCAATCAACCACTGTAAGCAATGGATGTGCCCCTGTTCAGCAGCTAAGGGAAGGAAAGTGCACAAAAGTCAGTTTTATATCAATGCAGTGTTTCAAACCCAACCTGTCCTACTCATGTCATTATTTGACATGCCAGAGGTTGGGTTCAGGAAGACACCACAGGGCAGGTACTATTTCAAGAGAAGTCTGTATGTCAAGGTGCTCAAGTCACGTGGGTACACGCAGTTTTGGGGAAGACCATGCAACATGGTTTTGTGACTCTTTCTAGTTCCAGATATTTACTGGCAACTCCCTCTGGATAAACTAAACTTGCCCAGCCTCACGCGCTGAGTGTAAGACACACAGATAACTGCTGCCTCACACTCTCTTGCAGTTGGGCCCACATGTCATGGGATTGCAGCAAAGCACTGTCACCTCTCTCCGGCTTTGGGCTCCGCATTTCAGGCACAGCTGAATGCTCCAATCTGTGTTCTGTGGTGCTGTCTCACAGAGAAGAGAAGCCAGGAGCCACAAATACAGCATTTCTTGGGCCAGACACTCAAGGCAACACTTCACTGCAATCTCAGACAACAGTTTTGCCCAGTCATATGACCTGCATGGCTACTGCTTGTACCACATGGCGCCAGAAATGACGTCTGGCATATGGAAGGTGGTATTTGGCATGGCTAGCTGAAATCTATaagctgttttttcttaaatccaTTTCTTGACAGCACCCCTTTGGATATTTgtcatatttgttttcttactgAGATAAGGAAGTGAAATTACACCATGAGCTCTGGTACTCCCCTAGAGTACCAACACTATATGTAAAGGCTGGAGATGAAACAACTGGAAGTTAGCACCAGTCCAAGAAAAGAGGGTGGGAAAGAATGtaggaaacattttcttaatcACTAGATATCATCTTTTTTAAAGGGaaactttatatttttaattctacCATTTATATCTAGCCAAAAATAAATGTGGGAAGTCATTTCAAAGGCATGTTACAAAATacctctccctctcttccctctcctaTGTCTTATTTCAGACATTACTATGAAATCTCCAAACACAAGAGGACTACATTTCATAACAAGGTGTTAGATAACAGAAGGTTACCTTCCTTCACAGCACCCTATTCAATGactttgttgtggtttttgcAGCACATCTGGCACAGGAGTGATGTGTTCAGTGTCCATAAAAGCTGAGGCCACACATCACACCTAGAGTTAGTCAATGGTTCTAAAAGTCACACCTCACTGcataaaaaaaaggatatttagCTTTCAGTTCAGATACTGTGTTCTCTTTAATACAAACTCCCTCTTCTAGACTGGAGTTTGgttattttgtttccaaagtGACACCTACGCacaaatatttcacaaaatGTGGTTTTCAGAGTTGCCCTTTCCAGCCCTCGGGAAATGAGATGCTGTTTGTCACCAAGTTTATCTGATGAGTAGCCACTTAAAAAACTAAGCAAACAAATCAACCACAGtaacaagctgaaacacagatcATAATCACTGACCTTTGTGCATGAGAGTGGATCCCTTATCATCTCGCTCATTAATATTGATCACTCCATTTCCCACTAATCTTCTAAGCACTAACAAGTCTCCTTTGAAAGCAGCACCATGAGCTGGGAAAgctaaaactgaaaatgaaatgcataTGTTTCCTGCCAGATGCCAGTAATTCCACTGAACATGCTCCTATTTGCCTCTCACAGTGTGCCTCCCCAATAGCAACTGCTGCAGAGTTCTAGTTAGCTGGGTTGATACACTCTTAATCAGGTAAAATGCTAACGTGCAATGAGCACTGTTCATCAGCATGACTAAACACGCCTTGGTTATGGCTCCAGGCATCTCACACAGTCAAAAGATTAATTTCATACACCTGAAATGACAGGTATACCTTTGGTTTACAGTTGATGTTGTGTTACTGGTGGTAACTGGAGCTATTTTGAATTCCAAATACATAATTAACTTcataatttaaatatatttaaccAAATCTATAAACTATTTTACTTCTCCTTGATTAGAAACTACCCCTGACATAGATACAGATAAGTGTAATGAAAAAACAGACTAGCAGACAAGGCAAGTGCCTGGAAAAAGTAAGAAGGTGAAGGTGCAGTTCTCATATCCTTGCTCTATGGGAGGTTCTCCTCACAGGCCTTGCCACACTGACACTCTTTGGCTGTTCTGCCTCCAGTAGTGTTCCTGCTAAGCCAGTAACCTTAATTTCAGTGGGACATTTCCAAGCTGCTACTCAATGCAAGCAAGGATTCTGAGCAGGCAAATCTGCAATCCTATGAAAATCCTAGTTCTTCTGGATCTCTGATGGAGTATAAGAATAAGGATAACTTGGTATTCATAGTGCAGCACAGAGTGACAAGGTTTATTTTGCTAAGAGGTAAACCTAAGACATTTCTAAAATCACAGCGAGCATCCCAGCCTTTAGCTGCCAGAGCCCAGTAAGCACTGAACAGGGCAGCTCTTCCTTACATTGGTAATTTAACTGCTATAGTTGTGCTCATATAAAGTTTCATAGGCATTTCTACAGAACTCCAGTGCCTACTGTAAGAGTACCTGCATCCATACTCACCTTCCTGTGTCTCTGCATGCTCCCCGTCTCTTTCCACACCATCAATATATTGCAGAATCTTATCTTTGTAGAACCGTTCAGCCAAGTCCCTCGGAGTCTCCCCTTGGTCGTTCCTGGCTTTCAGTGTGTGCACAACACTGCCCATTTTACTGACCAGGAACTTAAAGCAATGCAAGTGTCCTTCCACTGCTGCCAGATGAGCTACAGCACAAGGGGAAACAAAGTCTGTtagagcagagcagggctgctcccCAGGAGAGTAGCATTCTCTGCACTAGTTAGATCTAGCTCATCTGCCAGCACTTAAGGCACCTGACACTGCCCAAGCAGGAGCAGCCTCAGCTGAACAGAGGATGCTCAGCTCTCATCCAGGACAGAGTTCAGCTCTCTGCAAAGCAGGTAAAAGAAAGCTGTCAAGGATCTGCAAGGAAGATTCCAGGCAGAGCTGATTGCAGGAGACAACATAACACTACCAAGAGACCACAGAACACTAGCTAGGAGAGTGCACTGCTGGGGCTTCATCATCCCAGGAACACAAGTCTCACTCCTCAGTAGCTgatttccctgtccttagggatcCCCATCACAAGGACAGCCAGCGCTGTTCTTGATGAAGAATTAAGACCATTTCAGCTTTAGTCCCATCTCTATTATGCCTGCTCATGCCCTTGGTTACCCCACCCAAAAGGTGAGGACAGTGACATTCACTTTACTGAGTAAAGAACTTAAAGATACACCCCATGACATAGCCTTCCCTTCACAGTACTTCTTTATAACATGTTCTTCTGTCAACTGTTCTAGAGGGTTGTGATTGTTTCCCTGGGGGTGTTTAGGGTTTCCTCCCCTGTCCTTCAGGCTGTGCTGAGGTTTAGTTATTTAATGCTACCAAAGTGCTGAGTTTATAACAAAGAGGTACAAACCACACACACATTATTTTGAATGGGTGCAGTGAATGAGTTATTTATTACTTTGCATTTCCTGAATTCCCTTGAATGAGTGCAGTGAATGCACACTTTTAGGTGTGTGGCACTGCAGTTTCAGTGAATTTATTTCAGCATGCTCTCAGGAAAAATTATAGCCTTGTCCAGCTGATGCAGTATTCTTT
Above is a window of Colius striatus isolate bColStr4 chromosome 1, bColStr4.1.hap1, whole genome shotgun sequence DNA encoding:
- the ANKRD42 gene encoding ankyrin repeat domain-containing protein 42, whose amino-acid sequence is MTTLEGAKKKQKYTSVHEAVKAGDVEQLASMIKSGAQINEVDLVHKFTPLHCAAHAGSLECLHWLLWHGADVTEETVGGWTAAHLAALRGQDACMQALLLSGAEAEAEDEGGCTPLHLAAAHGHSHTLHTILQSGANVNASDRKDWKPVHYAAFHGRLGCLQLLVRWGACIDDVDNNGNLPAHLAAVEGHLHCFKFLVSKMGSVVHTLKARNDQGETPRDLAERFYKDKILQYIDGVERDGEHAETQEVLAFPAHGAAFKGDLLVLRRLVGNGVININERDDKGSTLMHKAAEQGHIHCLQWLIETGADCDITNDAGETPKDVAKRFAQLAAVELLAQRSGDSNSSDEELDANNIKFFERHGVEGSTDNKGDLTLDEAEKRDARIRAYHKIQELQRLLGIAYSNYRQLGGITEEEKKMKKEGREAEKAVRELRAQLEQERVRREELEGQLDGCRAETRLLRERLHRPRGPPAPLEAETISKSCKEKVKKNPGCSPGRVFVRLR